The Rosa rugosa chromosome 1, drRosRugo1.1, whole genome shotgun sequence genomic sequence GAGAATTTGCTTTTTGATGGTCTCGACAACTTTATTGCAGAATTAGACAAGGATGAATGAGAATAACTGTCTAAAGGCTCTCTGAAAATATGGGGATTCCATTACATATCTCTAACCACGTAATCGAATCTCTAAAGAAATTAGAGAATTTGCTTTGTGATGGCCTCGACAGCTTTGTTTTTGGAACCAATCAATCAAAGAGGGGATGAATGATAATAAATGTATAAAGATTTTTTAAAAGTACGAGGATTTGATTATCTATCTTCGACTACGTAATCGagattcaaaaaagaaaaatgaaaaaatttacttttttaACTTGGGGCCCATTTGCATTCTGATTTGTTTTGTATTAATAACCGCAAGAAAAGTCATGTATTGAAATCATTTCCCTTACTGCCGTATACACATTTTAAGTAAAAAAACGTGTCACAAAATATCCGAATTCAATACTCCTTCTTTTGTGAACAAATTCTTCACATATTCTCCAAAGAATCATCATTAAGGTACTAGCTGTTAAGATGGCCACGAGCCCATGACAACTCTGTTCCTTTCACTGTTTCACATAACCAAATAAGAGAATCAATCACATAGATTTTTTTCCAAGTAGAAACAtgtttttggaaaaaaaaaaaaaaacacagaaaaaagaaaaagttgggGGCATTTCCGAAATTAACATGAAAAATATGTCACTTTCCAGAAGTGCAGTGTAATACTAATAATTCTCGTAAACATATTTATGTCTTTGTCTACCTTAAACAGTGAGTAGTCTTAAGTAATCATAAAATTTTGTTTCAGTTCGGAGGTTTTGGCCGGAGACAAGAGACAATCCACCAGTCCTtgtgagaaaaaagaaaaaccaaaaaaaaaaaaaaaaaaaattaaaaaaaaaaaacagaaacccaAAAAGATTTTAgtctctatctctatctctctcagattttttctttctttttagtgCTAAAGATTTTGTCTTTATCAATCAAACCACAACCCATGTCTCCAAATCTCCAGATTTCGACTCCTTCAGGTATGTCAAACCTTTTCCCAGTTACCCATTCTTGTTCTTTTTGGTTCTACTTCAGGTCTTGCTTCACTTGTTCTACTACTGCTTCAGTTCTAGTTCCAATTCTGCTTAGATCTTTTGCATTTTCTTACTGTTTTGGTGTAAATGGTGATCTGggtttgcttcaatttctggaTTTGGGCTCTGTGAATGGCTGTTTGTGTTTTGAGATGGAGCCATTTTGATGAAGTGGTTGTATTTAAAGCTTGTGCTGGTCCCTATCTTCCTTGAAATCTGgcttgtttttgttgttggggtttgttttgttgctgtGAAAGTGTGGGAAGAGAGCTTAGAAACTGAAGGTTTGAATTTTGTCTTTGTTTGCACTGGGACTCAATATAGCTAGAACTGCCTACTGAACTAGGCAAGACTTGAAATTTTTGCTTTTGTTGAACTTATGTGCTAAACATTGTTAATAGAAGGTTTTGTTTCTCTGGTTTGAAGTAGAAATttctgttattttattttattctgaGAATTGAATATTCAATTTTCCAAgaattgaagatttggaggctTGCTCTATTTTTGGGATATACTGTGTGTTTACCCCATTTCTGGTTTGGTTGAGAAAATGCAGGAAAATAAGtcaatgttttgaattttgaagtcCCAGTATTCATTGTCTCTTGTGAACTGAACTTGGAATCTCCATCTTGTTATTGCCTCCAATCCTGCTTGATTTGTTATTTGTTTCTACTTGATTCATTATTTTTTCAAAAAGTCATCTAGGAATTATATCTTTACTTGATTTGGACTGTTGAATCTGGCTTTTTGAGTAATAAACATTTAACGATAGTAtggttcaattttttcttttgaatataATAAGAACCATGCTACTTAACCCTGTGAACTTTCAAATCCTATAAATACTCTGGTTATTTCTTCAGACCTTCTATTCCATGAGTATTTTTTCGAAATTCTTATATGATTCCACTGTTAAAATAGGCTGTGCTCAAGTCTGGTCTATATCCTATAGATTGGTAATTAATTGTTGCTTCTTTGGATAATTAGTGTTTTACAATTTGCACTCAGATCCATATTATGAGTACATACTGAATAAGACTCTTGCACTCTCTGAATGAAATTCTATAGTGCAACTTTGTTCTTACATTCGATTCTAATGTATCTTGATACAGAATGCTTGTGTGACTAAACAGTGAtagtttttttttggcaatataTAGAACAGAGAACATGGCATGGTCTTGGCTCTTTCAATTAGGAGTGTCTgtgatgtttttctttttctcaaattTGCTACTAGATTTGCAATCTCATATCCATTATCTGTTATCATGGTGCCATTATCTGTTATCATGGTGGTTGTTGCTGTGGATGTGGGTTAATAGGTTAGGTTTTTGGATAAGTAATGACTGATGTTTCTAACTATTtagtgttttttgtttttgtttttaggaggATCACATCAATGAACAGCTAGTCTTCTGGAAGAATCTATCGTGTAATATCTTGTGGACTCTTGGATCTTTCAAAGGAGCTAGATGGGTTCCAGATTCCCATCTCACCAACTCAGCAATGGCCTTTACGTATCAGGCCGGCCAGAGCAACCAAAGGAAAGGACTCCAACTATGAGCTCAGTTGCCACACCTTATACTGGTGGAGATATCAAGAAGTCTGGAGAACTAGGAAAGATGTTTGATATCCCTACAGATGGCTCCAAGTCCAGAAAATCTGGACCTATCACTGGTGGTTCTTCTAGGACTGGATCATTTGGAGGTGCTGCTTCACATTCAGGACCAATTCCTAACGCTGCAGGTCGTGCCGGCTATACTACATCAGGTCCCATATCTGGAGGCATGCCTGGTTCAGCTTCCGTAAAGAAGTCAAATTCTGGACCACTGAATAAGCATGGGGAACCCATGAAGAAGTCATCTGGTCCTCAATCTGGTGGGGTAACACCAACTGGCCGCCAAAACTCTGGGCCTCTTCCCCCCGTACTCCCAACCACAGGTCTCATTACTTCTGGACCCATTTCTTCTGGCCCACTAAATGCTTCTGGGGCCCCTCGAAAGTTATCCGGTCCTTTGGAGTCAATGggatcaatgaaagtacaaggTTCCTCTCTTGTTCACAATCAGGCCATTACTACTCTTAGCCAAGATGATGAGTTTTCGTTTAGGAAAAACTTCCCAAAGCCAATATTATGGTCTTTGATTCTGCTTTTCATGATGGGGTTCATAGCTGGTGGTTTTATTCTCGGTGCGGTCCATAATCCAATTCTCCTCGTCGTGGTTGTGATCCTTTTCAGTGCAGTTGCTGCACTATTCACATGGAATACTTATTGGGGAAGAAGAGCTATTATAGGTTACATTGCTAGTTATTCGGATTCTGAGCTCAGAACTGCCAAGAATGGGCAATTTGTGAAGGTGTCAGGGGTAAGTTAATCTGTTGATGAACTTGAAAAGTTGAAAGTATGGCTTACTAATATTTTTGGTGTGTAGAGCTACAACTTTGTTGCTTTTATATCCTCTAATCCTACCAtgttttttgtaaatttttatttCAGTTTTTTCTTTAACACCTAAGCTGTCATGTTTAAATTCCTTTTTTGTAAATCACCAGTAACGTTGTAGTGAGTTCAAAATGTGAATTACAGTAACTTAATAGTTTTGGTCCTTTTTTCAAGGTTCTCCCCATCAAAGGCAGAcaataaatataaattttataaaagaaaaagagaccTATTAGTAATTGTGAACACACATGACTGCAGGTTTTAGTATATTTTTCCATGAGTGATCTGCATCTAGCCCTAGTTACAGAGAAACAAAAAGTATATAAGATGAATGCTGGGATAATTTCTGTATGGCAACGGATCAGGGGTGTAGATATATGGGTATTTTGATTGCTGGACATATGATTCTTGTACAACAGATATCTTCTAGTTCTAAGACATGTGGGCTGCGGAGTTCAATATTTTTCCTTTTGACGATTTGTGTGCTTATACTTGGTCTATATAATTCACAAGCTGTGTTGTTCTATTTTTGAAGGTGGTTACTTGTGGCAATGTGCCTCTCGAGTCATCCTTTCAAAAGGTTCCTAGATGTGTGTATACATCCACAAGTTTGTATGAGTATCGAGGATGGGATTCAAAAGCTGCCAACCCTACACATCGTCGTTTTTCTTGGGGCCTCAGATCCATGGAAGTGAGTAACTGAAATTAATCGTAATATTTGGTTGACATCCATATagtactcttcttcttctttttttcgtattttttttttttgggtggtcGTTCGGTCGGCCAATTTCATTGCTTGCTTGTTCATGCAGGGGTAAAATTTTGACAGCTTCTGATGTGTTTTTGAATATAATTGCCAACTTACTATCTATTTAAATTTATTGGTAAATTTTTCTCTGGTTCCCTGCTTTTCTTACTGTTGTTGCAAGGACCCATTACATGGTCACAAGTAACAGAGCCTGAGAATTCTCAGTTTTTAGATTTCACACTTATGAccag encodes the following:
- the LOC133725614 gene encoding uncharacterized membrane protein At1g16860-like, whose amino-acid sequence is MGSRFPSHQLSNGLYVSGRPEQPKERTPTMSSVATPYTGGDIKKSGELGKMFDIPTDGSKSRKSGPITGGSSRTGSFGGAASHSGPIPNAAGRAGYTTSGPISGGMPGSASVKKSNSGPLNKHGEPMKKSSGPQSGGVTPTGRQNSGPLPPVLPTTGLITSGPISSGPLNASGAPRKLSGPLESMGSMKVQGSSLVHNQAITTLSQDDEFSFRKNFPKPILWSLILLFMMGFIAGGFILGAVHNPILLVVVVILFSAVAALFTWNTYWGRRAIIGYIASYSDSELRTAKNGQFVKVSGVVTCGNVPLESSFQKVPRCVYTSTSLYEYRGWDSKAANPTHRRFSWGLRSMERRVVDFYISDFQSGLRALVKTGCGARVTPYVDDSIVIDVNPVNEELSPEFIRWLRERNLSSDDRVMQLKEGYIKEGSTVSVMGVVRRNENVLMIVPPPEPITTGCQWAKCVFPASLEGIVLRCDDASKNDVIPV